The Triticum aestivum cultivar Chinese Spring chromosome 6D, IWGSC CS RefSeq v2.1, whole genome shotgun sequence genomic sequence GTAGAGCTATTAAAACTGGTGCGCCGACTGTCTTTTTGAGATTCCAAAACATAAAGCATTGTCCCCTTAAATCTGTTTGTTCCGCAGTTGCACCAAAATAATCCACATTTTCATCCCAAAAGACCTCAGGAAACTCCAATACTATTTTATTAAGAACACCAAATCCAAGCCTGTCAATGGAAGATGTTTTCCAGTCCGGCAAGGAAGGAGAAAATTTGATTGCATGTGCTttcaagcacccaagaggaacagtGATCAACACAGCATCTCCCACAAATTCAGCTCCATTCGAAGTGGAAACTTTAACAGTTTTCCCATTGATGCCACTAGCATCCGACTCCTCAGGCCTGTACATTACTTCGGTTACAACATGATTTAACTGAACATCAAGTCCTTCTGCAAGGCTCTCAAGAACAGCGCCATAACCACCTTTAATCATGCAATGAGGTCCTCCAAACCCTCCATACACATCATCTTGGTTCCAGTATGGAAGAGAGACAGATTTGAGCATTGCAGCACAACCATACTCTAAATGTGCAAAGTGCCAGTTCATAACTCTTCTTTCAAGAGGGCTGAGAACATCTATCTTACCATCCTCCCCACAATGAGCTATCTCCTTTTCTGTTGAAGCATTTTTGGAAATATCTGCACCTCCTCTACTGTTCATACTTATTAACTGATCATCATGCCCCACAGAAGAAATAGCATGGGCTGCACGTTTCTTCTTAAGAGTGTATTCCAATCCATCCTCAAGGGATAAACCCAGTGCACTTTCACCATTTTGTTCAAAAAGTTGTTCCATTTCATCAAGAAGGCCGTTGTATTCAGATTCCAACTCATCATCCAATTCATCGGGAACCTTGTTGCCAGTTACTACATCATAGAGAGGGCAAGCACTTTTCAGTACAGTCAGTTCAAGACCAAGCTGAGAACAAATCAAAGAGGATGGATCAGCCCTTCGTTCAGTTGCTATATCAGCCTCCACACCTGTAataatgctagcacccaaatctaCAGGAACTGAAAGCGATGTACGATCTGTATAAACACGACCACCAATCCTATCACGCGCTTCAAGAACAGTGACAGCAAAACCTTGACGCTGCAAATGGCGTGCTGCAGTTAAACCGGCCGGACCAGCTCCCACAATGATTATCTTTTTGCAGTGCCCTCCAGAATCAACTTTATGATTTACCTCACAGTTGTTTCCAGGATGTTCGATAACAGCTGCTTCTGGTTTATCGAGACTGGGGCCTTCAGTGTTTCCAACTGAAGTAATATTGATCGGTGGTAGTAATGCATCTCCACCTTCAGTTGATACATCTAGATTCTTTTCTTCAAATGCCTGTCCTGTGGACTGTGAATGAGGTATCAACTCTTGGGCATCGCAGTGAGCGTCAGGGACATTATTTTCCTTCGATTCTTCTGTCAAAGGTCCCAAAGCACCATAATCATGATCTTTATTCTGGAGAGATACAGCAACAATGTCACCTTCAACCCTGACTGGCTCCATTTTAGGTAATTCATTTAACTTGGCTACCTCCACAACCTCAGAACAAAGAGTTCCATGACCCTTTGTCGCCTTGCCTGATGCGATTCCAGCATTTATGTAACCCTACGAATTAATGAAATATCAAGTATTAGCATTTAGATGATTTTGGAATCTACCATATAGCACATATAATAGCTAAAAACAACAATCTGCAACAAGGAAAAAAAGATTAGTAGTAAACGGAGATCTAGGAACTGGTAAAAGGAAAGAAtaaaatgttcacatatttcaaCAGCTTATCCAGCAAGTCTTCAAGAAGGTATCATAACTGCAGCTAATGCCCAGCAATAGCTCACTACTGTACTGAATCGAAATTAAGCATATCTACGTAAGTAATAACACAGATGTCAGCAATGCAACTTACATTCTGATCTAAGAAACAGTACACGTCACGTATAAGTGTTTGACGTGGTGAATCATCTTCCATGGGAGCATTAGAAAGACCACAATCGGCAAGATCCAATAGATGTTTAACATCCTTGTTCCAGCAACTTAGAATCATGTTCCTGAAGTGAATACAGAAATAGTCAGTAACATGATGCAGggtaaatcacataaagcatggtGCAGTTAATTtattgtcacaaaaagaaactagGGCATGTAGCAAACATTAGAGGACAAACAAGATCAAAAGTACCTGCACTCCAGGTAGTCCTTAAGGCCACCCTTCCGCTTCAGGACATCCTTGAATTTTATCTTTTCCATTGGAGAAACAGCCTCCGCCATTAGGCCAGCACTTACAGCAGCAACACCTCGATTCTCAAGAACTTCCAACGCTTTAATTTTATCTTTTGGTTTGACAGATTGATCTGCAAAACCTGCTGAGGGGTTTGAGAACAGCCCCCCCTGCTCATGCATCAGAGTTTCCCAATCAGCATCTCCCTCGTATGCCATGTCACCATGTTTACGTTTCCTAGTATTTCGTGTTAGGCGTTTCACCTTTGATGCATTCTCCATGTCCTCAAAATTGGATGGTGCTGCCACGTCAATGCTATCGATTTCTTTTGCAGATGCTGCCATGTTATGAGAGGCACGTGAATCCTTTGCGGCACACGACCCACGAACCCCATAAGCAGCTGGCTGATCTAAGCTTTCTTCTGTTGGCACAGCTGCATTTGGTTTGATATTGCCATATTTAACGTCGCCTGTACTACCTGCTTTATTGTCCAGCGAGGAATTAGACTGCACAGTTGTAGACCTTGCCAAGAGAAATTTATTTTTGCGCCGCCGCTGCTTCGACGACGCATCACTTTCTGCTATctcaactggtttagcatcagcaCTAACCGAAGGCAACTCCTTCCTTCTAACAGGTTTCTTGGGCGCTTCTTTTGGTTTTCGACTAGGTTTCCTTTTGATGGTTGGTGCAGGTGGCTTATCTTGAGAAAAACCTGCATCAGCATTTATATCCTCTGCCAAGGTTTCGGAGCATGTCCGTGCATCAGAAACACCATCAGTGGATGCATTTGCTGCACTGTAAGATGCTTTTTCAGCAGGTTCTCCTCCTGAACAAGGATTTAAGGCAATGCAGTTATCAGCCCTTGCTGGAACTTCGACACAATGACTTGCCCCATCAGAAGAGTTTCTAGATCCATCCTCCACAATTCTACTGGTTTCCATGTCTTGCAGAAGCGTCTCTCCTAGCGATAAACCATCATCCGCAGCCTCTTCTTTATCCACAGCCTCTTCTTTCTCATCGGGCTTCCTTTCTGAATCAGGGGGAGGCCCAGGAGCCGCCAATTCTCCAACGGGCGATTCTCCAACGGCTCGACGGGCGGCAGCCCTAGAGCGCCTATCAGAATAAGCAGCCTTTGGCCTCGCCTTTGACCTCCTGGGAGACGCATCACCTGCCATTGCCTTCGCATAATTCTCAGCGGCGAGGGCGGCCCTCATCTCCTCCATCTCTGCCTTGGTGCGCCGCCTCCGCCTCTTCTTGGTGCCCTTGGCAGTCTCATCCGAAGCCAGGCCACCAGATCCGCCGTTGAGGGCCTCCTCTGCCTGCGAATCGGCAGCCTCCACGCCCTCTGCCTCCTCATCCTTCGAGGCCTGCTGCCGAGTCTTGCGACCAGGCTTCCTGAAGAGCACCGACAGGGAGTCCCCCAACCCTAAATCACCGCCGGGACCTTTTAAGCCATCCCCCAACCCTAGATCAACGCCGGGGCCTTTCAAGCCGTCCTCCCCAGGAACCACATTCGCGACGGCCTCCAGGTCGCCGCCCTCGTCGGCGACGCCCTCGCCCATGTCCTCGACATCGCCGCCGCCCGGCAGATCTTCCGgcccggcggcgacggcgacggcctcGCCGCCGTCGGGAACCGCAGGGGCGTCGACGGCGTCATCCTCGTCCTTGCCCTTCTTCAGCCGCTTCAGCTTCTTCCGTATGTTGGCCAGGGTGTCGTCCATCGGCCCCGACGCCACGCCCGCCCGCCGCGCCGGCTAGGGTTTGGGCCTCCAGGGCACGGGGCAGGGGACGGGCTCGCGAGGCGCGCCTGTGCCGACGGGGCACGGCGACCGGGgaaagggcggcgggcggcggtggggtgggatgggAGCGGAGGGGAGCGGAGGCCGGTCGCCGCGCCGGAGGCCGCCGGCGGAGATGGGCTGGCTGGCGGTGTGGGTTTTGTGGCACGTTTGGTCGGTCGCCGCAGTACTATGTTGGCAGCAGTAAAGGGGGGAATATTTTAGGGGTCTAGAAAATGGGTTTGCTGAAATACCAGCGGCGCAGGCATGGTGGAAACCCTTCCCTGATCTGCGAATCCGGGCCGTCGAGACTCCGGCGGACGGCCCGGATTAGGCATGTGGTTAATGCCCGGTCCGGCCTCTCGTGGTGGAGAGGGACATGTTTCGCTGCCGGCGTGCCTCCTCTCGCGCCGGAGGCGAGAGAGACGGTTTGCTGGGTAATCGTCGGACAACCAGGGTCTGCGCAGCGTGTTTCGCGCCAAAACTACAAACGCGTCGGTTTGTTGTGTCGTAAAGGTACCATTAAAGCTAGTTAGTAAATAGGGATTATATGTGACCGAAGGTTACAACCACGCGCGGACGTCCTCGGTAGAAGACGGTATCCGACAGACCCTAGTAACACGCCAAGTTTTCATATGGGCCCTACCCAACGGACCCTAGTAACACGACAAATTTTCATATGGGCCCTACCCGACGGACCCTAGTAACACGCCAAGTTTTCATATGGGCCCAACGCTACATCAGCATGCTTGCTTTTTTCGTGGCGCGGTCGGATGTCAAAGCTCACTTTGCATACATGTATGGACAATCCGCAATTCTACCACAGAGAAATACAGGAGTCTCCATGTCTCTCTGTGTTCCGTCATACCCTTTCTTGTTCTTCAATATAAAACTTTGAGATTCACGCTCATTTCAAGGGATTTAGTGACTTGTGATGTGCCTTGGGATTTTCTTGGCTGCCAGCCGCGCAAGGCAAAGCACGGAGGAGACCCTTGGTCATGGAGCTTTATTTGTTTTCAACGCTTCGGTGTTGGAATTATGCATCAGTAAACAAGTAGTGTATCTGTGtattttacacacacacacacacacaaatgtttTTGTCTTCATCGTGTATTTTGGGAAGTTTTCCTCATGAGTCAAACACACCACCACATTCATTCCGATGAAAATAAAGCCAATAAAGGAAGATCATGGCTTGAAGGTTATTGGAGAAGTGGCCATGATGTGTGGCTCATTGAATATTTGCAACCCACACTATCACATTCGCTTCAATGTGATAAAGCCAACAAAAGAAACATCATAGCCTTTGAATGCTCTAGATTGAGAAGTGTTCATGATTCGCGGCTTATCGAAGCTTTGCGACCCGCAACACCATATTCATTGCGACACGATAAATGCCAACCAAAGAGTATCATGGCATTTGAATGCTCCGGATTGAGAAGTGATAATGAGCGCAACTTACCGAAGCTTTGCAACCCACACCACCATATTCATTGTGACGAAATAAAGTCAACAAAAGAAACATCATGGCCTTTAATGTTTTCTGAATTGAGAAGTGCCCATGATGTATGGCTTATCAAATCTTTGCTCCCTTCGGCCTATCCCGTTCAGAACACAAGACAGCGGGCAAAAAGGTGCAACTATTGGAAGTACATTGCATTTGCAAATTCCTAACTACCATGATCCAAAGAGATTAAGACTACTCTACCACGTTGATTTCAAATACGTAGAACCCACATATGTAATAATGTATAGATAAACAAGGATCACTAGTCTAGTTTTTTTTTTTCTAATGGGCATAAGAAATAAGAGCGGAAAGCACGGGGGGACATTGATCAAACAGGTAAATGACTAATTAAATTTGAATTCATAAGAGCCCGACTAATAACATGAGGCGTTGGATTATAGGTGTACGATGAATTAGACGGTTTAGCGGAACATATTTGTGCTTTTATGTTTGAGTccatttttcttattctttttgaGAAAATGTCTGATTTGTTTCTTTAGCAATTCATAAATGTTATTAAGACTTTTTAGGAGAAAAATTATGACTCGATGGGAAACTGAAACCAAAATATTAATTTATAGCTCGCTTTACAAGCCGACCGATTTGTTCGATATGACTGGTAAGAACTGGCTCACGAATAGCCCATCTACGTGCGACTGGTGGCAACTCCTGGAGAGTTCAGGCGCCGAAAAGGATAGCCGGCACTCGCTAGCTTTGTTTGCGGGCCGCAACCCAATAGTGACACCTCCCTCACGCGCATGCTAGCTTCCTCCCGTTCGTTGGTTTTTCTTTCGTTCATTATTATTACCTAAAGTACGTCCTTCCCCTAAAAAAACGCTACAGTACGACCTAGTTTTACTGCTTGCCTCAAAAGGAAAAAAACTACTGTACTACATGGCCAATAgttttcaaaatctatgaactaTTTTCAATTTGCACGAATAAAAATTTGGGGATTTGAGAAAAAATTAATGATTTTGattaaaaagttcattgattttgacgAAAATTTCACTGATTTTGAAGATAAGTTCACCAGTTtgtaaaaaagttcattgattttttgaaaattttgactaatttttaaaaagttcatcaactttgaaaaaaaacttcaattttgaaaaaaagttcacaaatttgtaaaaagttcatcaattttgaaaaaacatCCATTTGAAAAAAGTTTGCGGATTTTTCAAGaataagttcacgaatttgaagaaagatttgaattttcaaaaagttcatgcattttaaaaaagcaaaagaaagaagaacaagaaaaagaaaagaaaaaacagaataaGAACTGCCCGGAAAACAAACTGGTGAACTGTGAacggaagaaaaaataaaaaataaagttaATAGGCACACCCGTTGAGGTGTCCTAGTTGGTTACTGCGATTCAAACTTTTTCTGAGCGAAACTGCTATTCAAACTGAAGGAAGAGGTCCTGTGTTTGACTCGCGATGCCCACTTTTTTTTAAGTGTGTCTTAAAAGAGAAAAAATAAGGGTAAATGGACAGGCCCAGCGTGGAGGGGTGTGTGCGCCGGTTGGGGAATTAGCCTGTAAACGGCGCTGAGGGCGTCAAATAGTAGTTGGCCACGTCCTGAGATGAGACTGGCTTGGCTCGGCCTGTAAATCAACACGACTATTTGTCTATTCTACTGTATCAACGATATTATCATCAATCAGCTGCTCACTCACACACACTCTTCCatccaaaaagaaaaggaaaaactcaCACTTCTCTCTAAAAAAAACTACTCGCTCGCAATCTCCTTcgaaaacaaaattatgctcacactatcatgtttattatttattgTTACTTAAACGTCCACTCCACATATTTTAATTTTGATCGCCATCCatctagaaaaataaaataaaaccgtcTTTCTTTCTGCTTTCAGAATTTCCTTTTTAGACTGTATATTTGCCTTTTCAAACGCCAAACTGAAGTCTGGATATACCAGGAAAAAAAAACTGAAGTCTGGATTTGATGTGCAGGAGCAGGAGCATGTGCCTGATTGGCTTTACAGTACGTGTTGATAAGCACTCTAGCTCAACTGAGCTAGCTCCATCCGAGAGGGACCTCCCACCAAATTTGTACTGCGGTCCACTGCTTATCAACAGCATAGAAACAACAGTCAAGTGGTTTCATCCACCCAAGCAGGGACGGAGCTCCCATGTAGCCACTGGTGTCAATTGACACCAGTGCCTTCTGGCCTTTCAGCTAATAAGTATTATCAAAAATGCGTTTGACCCCAGCCCAAAAATTCCATTGACCCCAGCCCAGCAGCAGAGCAGCTAATCCCTAAAGCCTTAGCCCATAAGATCCATTAAGTTCTAAAAAAATCAAGAGCCTGCGGCAACAAACAATGACACAAGGCCAGGCCCAATGCGTACGCACGTCTCTATGTATCAATTAATCGATCTGCTGTACGCCGTACTTGTACGCGAACAGACGGACGCCCTCGTCCCTTCCCCTCCTCATCTCGATCCCTAATTCCGCAGCCGCCGCAGCAaatcggcgacgaacgacggcgaACTCGACGCCGTTTCATCGGGTGAATGTTGATATCGGCCGACCATTCGCCAGTGCAAAATCTTTAATTTGCAAGTGTTGGTTCTTCCCATCCCAGGTAATATGCACCCTCTCTCTCGGTCTCTAAACTGTCTACAATTCTACTTGTGCTTTGATTTCATGATGGCTATTGGCTAAGTAATTTCTTTTCTTTGATTTGCCAAGGACCAGGAGGATATGGATAATTTTTTGTTGAAAGGGAAACGGCCAACACCAGATAGTAATGTGGCAGGGACTTCAAGGCCAGTTAGACCAAGACAAGGTCTTGCATCAAATATTGGTACTACTCTGTTGGGGATCGTaatagaattttaaaattttctacgcatcaccaagatccatctatggagtctactagcaacgaggggaaaggagtgcatctacatacccttgtagatcgcgagcggaagcgttcaagtgaacggggttgatggagtcgtactcatcgtgatccaaatcaccgatgaccgagcgccgaacggacggcacctccgcgttcaacacacgtacggagcagcgacgtctcctccttcttgatccagcaagggggaaggagaggttgatggagatccagcagcacgacggcgtggtggtggaagtagcggggatcccggcagggcttcgccaagcacaagcgggagggagaggtgttgcagggggagagggaggcgccaggggctgtgttgctgctgccctccccccccccccactatttataggggccctggggggcgccggccccctggagatcccatctgagggggggcggcggccaaggggggtggcttgccccccaagccaagtggggcacccccacccctagggtttccaaccctaggcgcagggggaggcccaaggggggcgccccagcccactagggactggttcccctcccacttcagcccatggggccctccgggacaggtggccctacccggtggacccccgggacccttccggtggtcccggtacaataccgataacccccgaaactttcccggtggccgaaactggacttcctatatataattcttcacctccggaccattccggaactcctcgtgacgtccgggatctcatccgggactccgaacaactttcgggtttccgcatactaattgttgggaatcgtagcataatttaaaattttcctacgctcaccaagatgcatctatggagtatactagcaacgaggggaaaggagtgcatctacatacccttgtagatcgcgagcggaagcgttccaatgaacgtggatgacggagttgtactcgccgtgatccaaatcaccgatggccgagtgccgaacggacggcacctccgcgttcaacacacgtacggtgcagcgacgtctcctccttcttgatccagcaagggggaaggagaggttgatggagatccagcagcacgacggcgtggtggtggatgtagcgggtctccggcagggcttcgccgagcttctgcgagagagagagaggtgttgcaggggaggagggaggcgcccaaagctgtaggttgctgccctccctccccccctttatataggccccctggggggggcgccggcccagggagatgggatctcc encodes the following:
- the LOC123146258 gene encoding lysine-specific histone demethylase 1 homolog 3 → MDDTLANIRKKLKRLKKGKDEDDAVDAPAVPDGGEAVAVAAGPEDLPGGGDVEDMGEGVADEGGDLEAVANVVPGEDGLKGPGVDLGLGDGLKGPGGDLGLGDSLSVLFRKPGRKTRQQASKDEEAEGVEAADSQAEEALNGGSGGLASDETAKGTKKRRRRRTKAEMEEMRAALAAENYAKAMAGDASPRRSKARPKAAYSDRRSRAAARRAVGESPVGELAAPGPPPDSERKPDEKEEAVDKEEAADDGLSLGETLLQDMETSRIVEDGSRNSSDGASHCVEVPARADNCIALNPCSGGEPAEKASYSAANASTDGVSDARTCSETLAEDINADAGFSQDKPPAPTIKRKPSRKPKEAPKKPVRRKELPSVSADAKPVEIAESDASSKQRRRKNKFLLARSTTVQSNSSLDNKAGSTGDVKYGNIKPNAAVPTEESLDQPAAYGVRGSCAAKDSRASHNMAASAKEIDSIDVAAPSNFEDMENASKVKRLTRNTRKRKHGDMAYEGDADWETLMHEQGGLFSNPSAGFADQSVKPKDKIKALEVLENRGVAAVSAGLMAEAVSPMEKIKFKDVLKRKGGLKDYLECRNMILSCWNKDVKHLLDLADCGLSNAPMEDDSPRQTLIRDVYCFLDQNGYINAGIASGKATKGHGTLCSEVVEVAKLNELPKMEPVRVEGDIVAVSLQNKDHDYGALGPLTEESKENNVPDAHCDAQELIPHSQSTGQAFEEKNLDVSTEGGDALLPPINITSVGNTEGPSLDKPEAAVIEHPGNNCEVNHKVDSGGHCKKIIIVGAGPAGLTAARHLQRQGFAVTVLEARDRIGGRVYTDRTSLSVPVDLGASIITGVEADIATERRADPSSLICSQLGLELTVLKSACPLYDVVTGNKVPDELDDELESEYNGLLDEMEQLFEQNGESALGLSLEDGLEYTLKKKRAAHAISSVGHDDQLISMNSRGGADISKNASTEKEIAHCGEDGKIDVLSPLERRVMNWHFAHLEYGCAAMLKSVSLPYWNQDDVYGGFGGPHCMIKGGYGAVLESLAEGLDVQLNHVVTEVMYRPEESDASGINGKTVKVSTSNGAEFVGDAVLITVPLGCLKAHAIKFSPSLPDWKTSSIDRLGFGVLNKIVLEFPEVFWDENVDYFGATAEQTDLRGQCFMFWNLKKTVGAPVLIALLVGKAAIDGQSISSDAHVSHAMVVLRKLFTDAAVPDPVASVVTNWGLDPFSRGAYSYVAVGASGQDYDIIGRPVANCLFFAGEATCKEHPDTVGGAILSGLREAVRIIDLVHSGKDYVAEVEALQTYQVQSDSERNEVRDMSNRLEARELSTALCKNSSDASYAVASKESVLQEMFFSANTTPGRLHLAKELLKLPPDALKSFAGSKEGLTKLNSWILDSLGKNATQLLRHCVRLLLLVSTDLVAVRLSGIGRTVKEKVCVHTSRDIRAIARQLVSMWIEVFRKEKGSNGALKMLRRLPSVESSKTRSKDLHSGMRTSHVPNEAGAQRVRSAGSHSPHRTGKKPDKIVKLSSIMATKSDGSSLRSQKQHHDPEPKGDQGMVMSEEEAAVFAAAEAARVAAIAAAQAYASAEAVISKPRELPKIPSFGDFARRDHHLDESDTRKKMTSDKHGRLECISEIDSRNGKTKNSSAEHANCPDVDSSKMTVDNCTQRSYSNEKACLINIKDNSAESGAVDSRFTRAWVDTDAVSIDGVKHPIAIERWQAQAMEADKEFYSRIRIPMEEGSGSQKQTCKSSASQVAESKPASEGQSRGVEHIKQGLIAFISTLLMPLYKSKKIDREAYKTMMRKAVTKIIDACTEGEKLMTANEFLDFRRKTKIQTFVDKLVERHWHVAPAPKS